In the Hordeum vulgare subsp. vulgare chromosome 7H, MorexV3_pseudomolecules_assembly, whole genome shotgun sequence genome, one interval contains:
- the LOC123408434 gene encoding homeobox-leucine zipper protein ROC8-like, whose product MDFGDDQEGGSESNQQQQQNQNQNQRRKRYHRHTPRQIQTLEAMFKECPHPDETQRAALSQDLGLEARQIKFWFQNRRTQMKAQHERQDNCFLRVENDKIRCENIAMREALKNVICPTCGGPPVAEDYFDEQKLRMENARLKQELDRVAGLTAKYLGRPFTQMPQGTPQMSVSSLDLSMGGVPMGGHHQPFGGGGLSLDLDLLSGAGLGLPSSDTPAMHLPAPVTDAERPLMARMATRAMDELIRLTQQGENVWVKIPGGDGREIIHVETYDSIYSKPGSSNFRAGDIRVEGSRDTVIVCMSPVALVEVFMDASKFMEFFPSIVSHARITDILVNGINGRSESLVMMYEQLQFTTPAVPTREFSFLRYCRQIDQGVWAIADVSADMQREVHYGGPPPRSRRLPSGCLISDMTNGYSRVTWVEHMEIEDKSPIGPLYRDMVQSGAAFGAHRWVASLHRACERYASSLESPGVMHGETTGVTAEGRRSMMALSQRMVSSFCGSMTASQQHQWTTMPGADGNEVCVRVAMNQGAGQPNGVVLGAATSVWLPVPADHVFAFLRDENTRAQWDVLSKENSVQPVSRVPNGPDPGNCITLLRALSPSQSPQGGQVTMLVLQESSTDASGGSMVVYSPIDIPAANMMMSGADPSAIPLLPSGFAIWPAAVGGASTSAAGPMAAGSIVSVAFQILISSLPSSKLNAESIATVNNLVNTTIQNIKASLNCA is encoded by the exons ATGGACTTCGGGGATGACCAGGAGGGTGGCTCCGAGAgcaaccagcagcagcagcagaaccaGAACCAGAACCAGCGGCGCAAGCGCTACCACCGCCACACGCCGCGCCAGATTCAGACGCTCGAGGC GATGTTCAAGGAGTGCCCCCACCCCGACGAGACGCAGCGCGCCGCTCTCAGCCAGGACCTCGGCCTGGAGGCCCGCCAGATTAAGTTCTGGTTCCAGAACCGGCGCACGCAGATGAAG GCGCAGCACGAGCGGCAGGACAACTGCTTCCTGCGCGTGGAGAACGACAAGATCCGGTGCGAGAACATCGCCATGCGGGAGGCGCTGAAGAACGTCATCTGCCCCACCTGCGGCGGCCCGCCCGTCGCCGAGGACTACTTCGACGAGCAGAAACTGCGCATGGAGAACGCCAGGCTGAAGCAGGAGCTCGACCGCGTCGCTGGCCTCACCGCCAAGTACCTCGGCCGCCCCTTCACGCAGATGCCGCAGGGCACGCCGCAGATGTCGGTGTCCTCCCTCGACCTGTCCATGGGCGGGGTACCGATGGGCGGCCATCACCAGCCGTTCGGCGGCGGCGGCCTGTCGCTGGACCTCGACCTCCTCAGCGGGGCCGGCCTGGGCCTGCCGTCGTCGGACACGCCGGCCATGCATCTGCCGGCGCCCGTCACTGACGCGGAGCGCCCATTGATGGCCAGGATGGCCACGCGGGCCATGGACGAGCTGATCCGCCTCACCCAACAGGGCGAAAACGTCTGGGTCAAGATCCCCGGCGGCGACGGCCGGGAGATCATCCACGTCGAGACGTACGACTCCATCTACTCCAAGCCCGGCAGCAGCAACTTCCGCGCCGGAGACATCCGCGTCGAGGGCTCCCGGGACACGGTGATCGTGTGCATGAGCCCCGTCGCCCTCGTCGAAGTGTTCATGGACGCG AGCAAGTTTATGGAGTTCTTCCCAAGCATCGTGTCCCACGCGCGGATCACCGACATCCTCGTCAATGGCATCAACGGGAGGAGCGAGTCGCTCGTCATG ATGTACGAGCAGCTGCAGTTCACGACGCCGGCCGTCCCAACCCGCGAGTTCAGCTTCCTCCGCTACTGCCGGCAGATCGACCAGGGCGTGTGGGCCATCGCCGACGTCTCCGCGGACATGCAGCGGGAGGTCCACTACGGCGGGCCGCCGCCGCGCTCCCGCCGCCTCCCGTCCGGCTGCCTCATCTCCGACATGACCAATGGCTACTCCAGG GTGACCTGGGTGGAACACATGGAGATCGAGGACAAGAGCCCGATCGGCCCCCTGTACCGCGACATGGTGCAGAGCGGCGCCGCCTTCGGCGCGCACCGCTGGGTCGCCTCGCTGCACCGCGCCTGCGAGCGCTACGCTTCTTCACTCGAGTCGCCCGGCGTGATGCACGGCGAGACCACcggag TGACGGCTGAAGGGAGGCGCAGCATGATGGCGCTGTCGCAGCGCATGGTGAGCAGCTTCTGCGGGAGCATGACGGCGTCGCAGCAGCACCAGTGGACGACCATGCCCGGCGCCGACGGCAACGAGGTGTGCGTGCGCGTGGCCATGAACCAGGGCGCCGGCCAGCCCAACGGCGTGGTGCTCGGCGCTGCCACCTCCGTCTGGCTCCCCGTCCCCGCCGACCACGTCTTCGCCTTCCTCCGGGACGAGAACACGCGCGCCCAG TGGGACGTGCTGTCCAAGGAGAATTCGGTGCAGCCGGTGTCGCGCGTCCCCAACGGCCCCGATCCCGGCAACTGCATCACCCTGTTGCGG GCCCTGAGCCCGAGCCAGAGCCCCCAAGGCGGCCAGGTCACCATGCTGGTGCTGCAGGAGAGCTCCACGGACGCGTCGGGGGGCTCCATGGTGGTGTACTCGCCCATCGACATCCCGGCGGCCAACATGATGATGAGCGGCGCCGACCCATCGGCCATCCCGCTGCTGCCCTCGGGGTTCGCCATCTGGCCCGCGGCCGTGGGCGGCGCGtccaccagcgccgccggcccgATGGCGGCGGGGTCCATCGTCAGCGTCGCCTTCCAGATCCTCATCAGCAGCCTGCCGTCGTCCAAGCTCAACGCCGAGTCCATCGCCACCGTCAACAACCTCGTCAACACCACAATCCAGAACATCAAGGCCTCCCTCAACTGCGCGTAG